In Pongo abelii isolate AG06213 chromosome X, NHGRI_mPonAbe1-v2.0_pri, whole genome shotgun sequence, one DNA window encodes the following:
- the LOC100452361 gene encoding histone H2B type W-T encodes MLRTQVPRLPGSTTAIVWSCHLMAAASAMAGPSSETTSEEQLITQEPKEANSTTAQKQSKQRKRGRRGPRRCHSNCCGDSFATYFRRVLKQVHQGLSLSREAVSVMDSLVHDILDRIATEAGRLARSTKRQTITAWETQMAARLLLPGQMGKLAESEGTKAVLRTSLYAIQQQRK; translated from the exons ATGCTGCGTACCCAAGTGCCCCGGCTTCCCGGGTCCACAACCGCCATTGTCTGGTCGTGCCATCTAATGGCCGCTGCCTCCGCCATGGCTGGACCTTCCTCTGAGACGACCTCTGAGGAACAGCTGATCACCCAGGAGCCCAAAGAGGCCAACTCCACGACGGCCCAGAAGCAGAGCAAGCAGAGGAAGCGAGGGCGCCGTGGGCCCCGCAGGTGCCACTCCAACTGCTGCGGGGACAGCTTCGCCACCTATTTCCGCCGGGTGCTGAAGCAGGTTCATCAGGGCCTCAGCCTTTCCCGGGAAGCCGTGAGTGTCATGGATTCTTTGGTTCATGACATATTGGACCGCATCGCCACCGAGGCTGGTCGCCTGGCCCGCTCCACCAAGCGCCAGACCATCACCGCCTGGGAGACCCAGATGGCTGCGCGCCTGCTGCTGCCGGGGCAGATGGGCAAGCTCGCCGAGTCCGAAGGCACAAAGGCTGTCCTCAG AACTTCACTGTATGCCATACAGCAACAGAGAAAGTGA